One window of the Gammaproteobacteria bacterium genome contains the following:
- a CDS encoding pirin family protein has product MTHRSIVHRIPAAAVSEGAGVTVRRTIGTPALRHLDPFLMLDHFGSENPDEYIAGFPDHPHRGFITFTYMLNGHMQHKDSMGNQGDLRAGGAQWMKAASGVIHSEMPQQTEGLMRGFQLWINLPATEKMSDPAYQEYQADAFPVVETAQGRIKVLIGHYDGTDAPIQDPNTHVQYYDVNLHAGGTFTAPLDRDFTTFTYLYAGDARVGDTPLPEHNLAVLDNGDHVELTAGEHGASFILVAGRPLGESIAQYGPFVMNTREEIEQAFDDYRQGRLVRTRAAMNPA; this is encoded by the coding sequence ATGACTCACCGCTCGATCGTCCACCGCATCCCGGCGGCGGCCGTTTCCGAAGGTGCCGGCGTTACCGTGCGCCGTACCATCGGCACGCCCGCCCTGCGCCACCTCGATCCCTTTCTGATGCTGGACCATTTCGGCAGCGAGAACCCCGACGAATACATCGCCGGTTTTCCCGACCACCCGCATCGCGGCTTCATCACCTTCACCTACATGCTCAACGGCCACATGCAGCACAAGGACAGCATGGGCAACCAGGGCGACCTGCGCGCCGGCGGCGCACAGTGGATGAAGGCGGCCAGCGGGGTGATCCATTCCGAAATGCCCCAGCAGACCGAAGGCCTGATGCGCGGCTTCCAGCTGTGGATCAATCTGCCTGCGACCGAGAAGATGAGCGATCCCGCCTACCAGGAATATCAGGCCGACGCCTTCCCGGTGGTCGAGACGGCACAGGGCCGCATCAAGGTGCTCATCGGGCACTACGACGGCACCGATGCCCCGATCCAGGACCCCAATACCCACGTGCAATATTACGACGTCAATCTGCACGCGGGCGGGACGTTCACCGCCCCGCTGGACAGGGACTTCACGACGTTCACCTATCTGTATGCCGGCGACGCGCGGGTGGGGGACACCCCGCTGCCAGAACACAACCTCGCCGTGCTGGATAACGGCGATCATGTCGAGCTCACGGCCGGCGAGCACGGCGCCAGCTTCATCCTGGTCGCCGGGCGCCCGCTCGGTGAATCCATCGCTCAGTACGGGCCGTTCGTCATGAACACCCGCGAGGAAATCGAGCAGGCCTTCGACGACTACCGCCAGGGACGACTGGTTCGTACACGCGCCGCGATGAACCCTGCGTAA
- a CDS encoding lipocalin family protein: protein MLRPTFWLILPIVAGIIILVTACDTVDHHSPPQTVAHVDLNRYTGTWYQIALIPNRFQRRCAADTTATYELGADGHIDITNRCRTADGTYDEVHGLARVIDPRTNAKLEVSFVKLFGWHLFWGDYWILDLGPRYRYAIVGTPDRRFGWVLSRTPSLPARTRAAIDRKLIELGYKPSEFLHTPYRPAS, encoded by the coding sequence ATGCTGCGACCGACGTTCTGGCTGATCCTGCCGATCGTCGCCGGGATCATCATCCTCGTGACGGCCTGCGACACGGTCGACCATCATTCCCCGCCGCAGACCGTCGCCCATGTCGACCTGAACCGCTACACCGGCACCTGGTACCAGATCGCCCTCATCCCCAACCGGTTCCAGCGGCGCTGCGCCGCCGACACCACCGCCACCTATGAGCTGGGCGCCGACGGCCACATCGACATCACCAACCGCTGCCGGACTGCGGACGGCACCTACGACGAAGTCCACGGCCTCGCCCGGGTGATCGATCCCCGCACCAACGCCAAGCTCGAGGTCAGCTTCGTCAAACTGTTCGGCTGGCACCTGTTCTGGGGCGACTACTGGATACTCGATCTCGGTCCGCGTTACCGCTACGCCATCGTCGGCACGCCGGACCGCCGCTTCGGCTGGGTCCTGAGCCGCACGCCCAGCCTGCCGGCCAGAACCCGCGCCGCCATCGACCGCAAGCTCATCGAACTGGGCTACAAGCCCTCCGAATTCCTCCATACCCCCTATCGGCCCGCCTCCTGA
- a CDS encoding glutathione S-transferase family protein: MDGHLKLYDFERSGNCHKVRLMLSLLHQPYESVRVDITGQEPPPPEFEKLSPRAQVPVLVDGEVALWDSTAILVYLARCYGGESWLGEDAVGEAEVMQWLALAQNEILYGLARARSVKLLGRPWNMAEARQLGATALDVLEGRLTDHDWLVRNHLTIADIACYPYVALAHEGDISLEPYPAVRRWLQRIEALDGYMGMQGIETERD, translated from the coding sequence ATGGACGGGCATTTGAAGCTGTACGATTTCGAGCGGTCGGGCAACTGTCACAAGGTCCGCCTCATGCTGTCCCTGCTGCACCAGCCTTACGAGAGCGTGCGGGTGGATATCACCGGGCAGGAACCGCCGCCGCCCGAATTCGAGAAGCTGAGTCCGCGCGCCCAGGTGCCGGTGCTGGTGGACGGCGAGGTGGCGCTGTGGGATTCGACCGCCATCCTGGTCTATCTGGCGCGCTGTTACGGCGGCGAGTCCTGGCTGGGCGAGGATGCGGTCGGCGAGGCCGAGGTGATGCAGTGGCTGGCCCTGGCGCAGAACGAGATCCTCTACGGCCTGGCACGGGCGCGCTCCGTCAAGCTGCTCGGCCGACCCTGGAACATGGCGGAGGCCCGGCAGCTCGGGGCCACCGCGCTGGATGTGCTGGAGGGCCGGCTGACGGACCACGACTGGCTGGTGCGCAACCATCTCACCATCGCGGACATCGCCTGCTATCCCTACGTGGCGCTCGCGCACGAAGGGGATATCTCGCTGGAGCCTTATCCCGCCGTGCGTCGCTGGCTGCAGCGTATCGAGGCGCTGGACGGCTACATGGGCATGCAGGGGATCGAGACCGAGCGCGACTGA
- a CDS encoding SCO family protein, producing MSAIPVRRWWLGAGILAAVLMAGAIGWLLGVESSSATTAAPEPVLGKAPSYRGLTNQLGRTVGSARFKGKVQVVTFLFPYCTTYCPLIAAHLVGFERLLDRAGLQNRVEIVAFNVDPAGTGPRQMRAFLKEYGWNPADPHWQYLTGQPKTIRRIVTGGFHVAYSKTIGDDADQAGGPALTPQPTVVNPLAEKAHVGYDITHNDGLVIVDTQGRIRRFFDQADVVSGQSLLRAIRPLLTTAHG from the coding sequence ATGAGCGCTATACCGGTTCGGCGCTGGTGGCTGGGCGCGGGCATCCTGGCCGCAGTGCTGATGGCCGGCGCGATCGGCTGGCTGTTGGGCGTCGAGTCCTCCTCTGCGACCACGGCCGCGCCGGAACCGGTGCTGGGCAAGGCGCCGAGTTACCGGGGGCTGACCAATCAGCTGGGCCGGACGGTGGGTTCCGCCCGCTTCAAGGGCAAGGTGCAGGTGGTCACCTTCCTGTTTCCCTACTGCACCACCTATTGCCCGCTGATCGCGGCGCATCTGGTGGGATTCGAGCGCCTGCTCGACAGGGCGGGGCTGCAGAACCGGGTGGAGATCGTGGCCTTCAACGTGGACCCGGCCGGAACGGGGCCCAGGCAGATGCGGGCGTTCCTCAAGGAATACGGCTGGAATCCCGCCGATCCCCACTGGCAGTACCTGACCGGGCAGCCCAAAACCATCCGCCGCATCGTCACCGGCGGTTTTCACGTGGCCTACAGCAAAACTATTGGCGATGACGCCGATCAGGCCGGCGGTCCGGCGCTGACGCCACAACCTACGGTGGTGAATCCCCTCGCCGAAAAGGCCCATGTCGGCTACGACATCACCCACAACGACGGCCTGGTGATCGTGGATACGCAGGGCCGTATCCGGCGGTTCTTCGACCAGGCGGACGTGGTCTCCGGGCAGTCGCTGCTGCGGGCGATCCGGCCGCTGCTGACCACGGCTCACGGTTAG
- a CDS encoding cytochrome c1 — MRPTDKTPLRFIAASFALLMMAGLGVAQTAAAGTQTTQPPLKHITVNLNDRAALRDGAMFFMARCMACHSVQGTRFNELAKPLGLTPKQVNEYLNPTHRRVVQTMISSMPRGVATAYFSKTAPDLTVIAKRRSADWLYTYLTSFYVDPSRPTGANNVVFNKVAMPDVFAGLQGLQAPVKKAGFVFGKPAQVAVGVRPLTQGSMTPAQFDTMAKDIVTFLYFVAHPHQQARHAIGGWILLLFAILTVLSYLLYKGYWRRVIPPGGGRWWTYWKKP; from the coding sequence ATGCGTCCAACGGACAAGACCCCATTGCGTTTCATCGCCGCTTCGTTCGCGCTGCTTATGATGGCGGGACTGGGCGTTGCGCAAACCGCCGCGGCCGGCACGCAGACCACCCAGCCGCCGCTGAAGCACATCACGGTCAACCTCAACGACCGCGCCGCGCTGCGCGACGGCGCCATGTTCTTCATGGCGCGCTGCATGGCCTGTCACAGCGTGCAGGGCACCCGCTTCAACGAACTGGCCAAGCCGCTCGGGCTGACGCCCAAGCAGGTGAACGAATACCTCAACCCAACCCACCGGCGTGTGGTGCAGACCATGATCTCGTCCATGCCCAGGGGCGTGGCCACGGCGTATTTCAGCAAGACGGCGCCCGACCTGACCGTGATCGCCAAGCGGCGCAGCGCGGACTGGCTGTACACCTACCTCACCTCGTTTTACGTCGATCCGTCGCGTCCCACCGGCGCCAACAACGTGGTGTTCAACAAGGTCGCCATGCCCGATGTGTTCGCCGGTCTGCAGGGCCTGCAGGCCCCGGTGAAAAAGGCCGGCTTCGTGTTCGGCAAGCCCGCGCAGGTGGCCGTCGGCGTGCGCCCGCTCACCCAAGGCAGCATGACGCCGGCGCAGTTCGACACCATGGCCAAGGACATCGTCACCTTTCTTTACTTCGTGGCGCATCCCCACCAGCAGGCGCGGCACGCCATCGGCGGCTGGATTCTGCTGCTGTTCGCCATTCTCACCGTGCTCAGCTACCTGTTGTACAAGGGCTACTGGCGGCGGGTGATCCCGCCGGGCGGCGGACGCTGGTGGACCTACTGGAAGAAGCCCTAG
- a CDS encoding cytochrome b N-terminal domain-containing protein: MSQAERTQAQGFSDWFNERLPLRQVWHEHLEGYAAPKNFNVWYFFGSLSLLVLVMQIATGLFLAIHYQPNPNLAYWSVLRGIMRDSNWGWLLRYMHIVGASAFFVLIYLHMYRGILYGSYKKPREILWLVGVALYLVLSAEAFLGYLLPWGQMSYWGSTVVMNFATAIPFVGKAIATWLRGSFVVGLPTLNRFFVFHVFLMPFLLLALVLVHVIALHQVGSNNPDGIEIRDNKNAKGWPVDGIPFHPYYTIKDVFGVSVFMFIFFLFVFYKPDGWGFLLDKLNYTPASAIHTPEDIHPLWFFLPFYAMLRGVPNKFYGIVTFAFVFVLLAALPWLDRNPVKSIRYRSLLYKVNLLALPVGFFFLAGIAHGSATSSNMVFGLHMTEVFYITFFLLPYFNRQRSGPVTLAWFVVLEALIWLIDFWMYATHAHGWPLMLRTDWIPTLYVAGILLPALFWPGLTRDAPRLPERLTAGGITH, from the coding sequence ATGTCACAAGCTGAACGTACGCAAGCACAGGGATTTTCGGACTGGTTCAACGAACGCCTGCCGTTGCGTCAGGTGTGGCACGAGCACCTGGAAGGCTACGCCGCGCCCAAGAACTTCAACGTCTGGTACTTCTTCGGCTCGCTGTCGCTGCTGGTGCTGGTGATGCAGATCGCCACCGGGCTGTTCCTGGCCATTCACTACCAGCCCAATCCGAACCTGGCCTACTGGTCGGTGCTGCGCGGCATCATGCGCGATTCCAACTGGGGCTGGCTGCTGCGCTACATGCACATCGTCGGCGCCTCGGCCTTTTTCGTGCTGATCTACCTGCACATGTACCGCGGCATCCTGTACGGCTCGTATAAGAAACCGCGCGAGATCCTGTGGCTGGTGGGTGTCGCGCTGTACCTCGTGCTGTCGGCGGAGGCGTTTCTCGGTTACCTGCTGCCGTGGGGGCAGATGTCCTACTGGGGCTCGACGGTGGTGATGAATTTCGCCACGGCCATTCCCTTCGTCGGCAAGGCCATCGCCACCTGGCTGCGCGGCTCGTTCGTGGTCGGCCTGCCGACGCTGAACCGATTTTTCGTGTTCCACGTGTTTTTGATGCCGTTCCTGCTGCTGGCGCTGGTGTTGGTGCACGTCATCGCGCTGCATCAGGTCGGGTCGAACAATCCGGACGGCATCGAGATCCGCGACAACAAGAATGCCAAGGGCTGGCCGGTGGACGGCATCCCCTTCCATCCCTATTACACGATCAAGGACGTGTTCGGGGTGAGCGTGTTCATGTTCATCTTCTTTTTATTCGTGTTCTACAAGCCGGACGGCTGGGGCTTTTTGCTGGACAAGCTCAACTACACCCCGGCCAGCGCCATCCACACGCCGGAGGACATTCACCCGCTGTGGTTCTTCCTGCCGTTCTACGCCATGCTGCGCGGCGTGCCGAACAAGTTCTACGGCATCGTGACCTTCGCCTTCGTGTTCGTGCTGCTGGCCGCGCTGCCGTGGCTGGACCGCAATCCCGTCAAATCCATTCGCTATCGTTCCCTGCTGTACAAGGTCAACCTGCTGGCGCTGCCGGTCGGTTTCTTTTTCCTGGCCGGCATCGCGCACGGCAGCGCCACCAGTTCCAACATGGTGTTCGGGCTGCACATGACGGAGGTGTTCTACATCACGTTCTTTTTGCTGCCGTATTTCAACCGCCAGCGATCGGGGCCGGTCACCCTGGCGTGGTTCGTCGTGCTCGAGGCGCTGATCTGGCTGATCGATTTCTGGATGTACGCCACCCACGCGCACGGCTGGCCGCTGATGCTGCGCACCGACTGGATTCCGACCCTGTACGTGGCCGGCATCCTGCTGCCGGCGCTGTTCTGGCCCGGCCTGACCCGTGACGCGCCGCGCCTGCCCGAACGGCTCACCGCCGGCGGGATCACGCACTAA
- a CDS encoding c-type cytochrome, which produces MKTGIRKSGSALVLLGALAVGPCAFANAPYLGVAPQGDAQAGAKIATTTCAACHGVHGNSRGDTFPNLAGQNYNYLLKQLEDFRNGSYKAPTMSAMIQGVPKAPDEQNLKNIARYFADQKPDRTANANASAPKPTLDQAKMGYRIYQQGLPGAKVPSCAACHTAGGMGNAPMAIPALAGQHATYIEQQLKAFADGKRANSPHHVMAMIAKRLTPAEITDVALYAQQLRPGLVPGSGPMTYQAYVKARARQPVQGLPADAIKSGGQKTAMQSKQ; this is translated from the coding sequence ATGAAGACTGGAATCCGGAAATCTGGTAGCGCGCTCGTGCTGCTGGGCGCACTGGCCGTCGGTCCGTGCGCCTTTGCCAACGCGCCCTATCTCGGCGTGGCGCCGCAGGGCGACGCGCAAGCCGGCGCAAAGATCGCGACCACCACCTGCGCCGCCTGCCACGGCGTGCACGGAAACAGCCGCGGCGACACATTCCCCAACCTGGCGGGGCAGAACTACAACTACCTGCTCAAGCAGCTGGAGGATTTTCGCAACGGCAGCTACAAGGCGCCGACCATGAGCGCCATGATCCAGGGCGTGCCGAAGGCGCCGGATGAGCAAAACCTGAAAAACATCGCCCGTTACTTCGCCGACCAGAAACCCGACCGCACGGCGAACGCCAACGCCAGTGCGCCCAAGCCGACCCTCGACCAAGCGAAGATGGGCTACCGCATCTACCAGCAGGGTTTGCCCGGGGCCAAGGTGCCGTCATGCGCCGCCTGCCACACGGCCGGCGGCATGGGCAACGCGCCGATGGCGATTCCCGCCCTGGCCGGCCAGCACGCGACCTACATCGAACAGCAGCTGAAGGCCTTCGCCGACGGCAAGCGCGCCAACAGCCCGCACCACGTCATGGCGATGATCGCCAAGCGGCTGACCCCGGCGGAGATCACCGACGTCGCGCTTTACGCCCAGCAGCTGCGACCCGGTCTCGTACCGGGCAGTGGCCCGATGACCTACCAGGCCTACGTCAAAGCGCGCGCCCGGCAGCCGGTGCAGGGCCTGCCCGCCGACGCGATCAAAAGCGGTGGGCAGAAGACGGCCATGCAGAGCAAGCAATAA
- the petA gene encoding ubiquinol-cytochrome c reductase iron-sulfur subunit, with product MSSESITPSEMDSLKPEPEFSAGRRRFLIASVGVVGAAAAAAFAGILIDDMNPDKAVAAQGAPIDVDVSKIEPGQLLLVVWKKKPIWILHRKQWMLDTLSKPELLQRLRDPGSKQPQQPAGHYVNGNYRALKPHLFVAVALCTHMQCIPDYRPTPHSVTSWWYGGFHCACHGSIYDFSARVFEGSPAPLNIPIPPYYWKTDNVVRIGEGNADGLHEDWNPEIW from the coding sequence ATGAGCAGCGAAAGCATTACGCCGTCGGAGATGGATTCCCTGAAACCCGAGCCGGAGTTCTCGGCCGGGCGAAGGCGGTTTCTGATCGCCTCGGTGGGCGTGGTCGGCGCGGCGGCGGCCGCGGCGTTCGCCGGCATCCTTATCGACGATATGAATCCCGACAAGGCCGTGGCCGCCCAGGGCGCGCCCATCGACGTGGACGTCAGCAAGATCGAGCCGGGCCAGCTTCTGCTCGTGGTATGGAAGAAAAAGCCGATCTGGATCCTGCACCGCAAGCAGTGGATGCTGGACACCCTGTCCAAACCCGAGCTGCTGCAACGCCTGCGCGATCCCGGCAGCAAGCAGCCGCAGCAGCCCGCCGGCCACTACGTCAACGGCAACTACCGCGCCCTGAAACCGCATCTGTTCGTGGCGGTGGCCCTGTGCACGCACATGCAGTGCATACCGGACTATCGCCCGACGCCGCACAGCGTGACGTCCTGGTGGTACGGCGGATTTCACTGCGCCTGCCACGGCTCCATCTACGATTTTTCCGCACGCGTATTCGAGGGGTCTCCCGCCCCGCTGAACATTCCTATACCGCCTTATTACTGGAAGACCGACAACGTGGTTCGCATCGGAGAGGGCAACGCGGATGGCCTGCATGAAGACTGGAATCCGGAAATCTGGTAG